TCGTGCGAATGCGGGCCACCCTCCGCCTGCGGGTTGGGGTGAGGGTTGCCGCGTGTCCCCTCTCCCCTATGGGGAGAGGGCTAGGGTGAGGGGTGCCTTAGAAAATATAGACGCGGATTTTCCCAATCGCGGCGGCCCGCAGAGGACTCGTCCTACGGGGCCGCCCTACGTCATCGCAATCCGTGAGGCACGGGCCGGGGTGAGGGTCGGAGCGGCCCCCCCTCTCCCTGAGAGGGAGAGGGAACATGCGGGCGACCGTGGACGGTCGCCCCTACGGGGTCGCCGGATATTGACGTAGGGGCGGGTCTCCACACCCGCCCGCGGGTTTCGCCACCGCCTTGCGCCTGAATGTAGGGCGGGGATTTTAACCGAGCGAAGCGAGCTATGCCTCCGGCAAATCCCCGCCGCTTATTATCAATGGTGGCCCTCACCCTCAATCCCTCTCCCGGAGGGAGAGGGAAGCCGCTACACCCCTCACCCTAGTCCCACGTCTACACGGCTGACCGCATTAAAACAGCGGCGAGACCAGAACGTCGAACAACCGGAAAAATAGCGTGAAGTACGGCGACAGGACCCCCGTCATCAACAGTACGATGATGATGATGAAACCGTAGGGGGCGACGCGGGAGGCGTAGTGGCCGGCCTTGGGCGGCAGAAAGTGGAAGAGCACGCTGGACCCGTCCAGCGGCGGGATGGGCAGGAGATTGAACCCGCCCAGGACGAGGTTGTAGAGCACGCCCAGCTTGAGGATGGCCGAGAAGAACCCGGCGAACCCGATATTGAGCTCGAAGGTGAACTGGTTGAAGGCCAGGGGGTCCATCCCGACCAGGTAGGAGACCTGGAGGAGCACGAAGAACCCTGCGGCGAGGAGGAAGTTGGACGCCGGCCCCGCCAGCGATACCTTCAGGATGTCCCGCCGGGGGTCGCGCAGGTTGCGGGAGTCCACCGGCACCGGCTTGGCGGCCCCGATGATGAACCCCGCGTTGGACAGGATCAACACCAGCGGCAGGATGATGGTGCCGATGAGGTCTATGTGGGGGATGGGGTTCAGGGTGAGGCGGCCGGCGAGCCTGGCGGTGTCGTCGCCGCGGCGGTAGGCCACGTAGGCGTGCGCGGCCTCGTGGAAGGTGAGGCTGAACAAAAGAATCGGGACGGCGGCGATGAGGTACTGCCAGGCCATGGGGTGAACCTCGGGGTGGAGAGTTTCAGTACGGCGGGGTCGCTACTCCGGTTCCTCGCGGGCGAACCAGGCGATGAAGGACTCCTATGCGTTTTTCTTCCGGGCCTTGGCGCTTCCGACCGTGGACGTACGCTTCCTGGACGTAGGCGCGGCATGAGCCTTTCTCACCCCGCCCCTGGTCGAGGCGGGCTTTCTCCCCACCGACGCGGCCGCCCCGTGCGTCTTCAAATGCGGGAGCGCCCTCGACGAGGCTGCCTTAGCCTTCTTCGGCGAGGTCCTCTCGCCGATCGGGATCGTCGAAACCTTGGAGGTTGCGGGGGTGTCCTGCGGGCGGCGGTCGGGTTGCTTTTTGACACATTCCCAATCCATCTCTTCGTCCTTGGGCGCGGCCTTGAGCTTGAGGACGTAACCCAGGGCGTGGAACACCTCGGCCACCTTGCGCAGAGTCATGTTGGAAGGCCCGCGGAGGAGCTTGGTGACGTACGCCTTGGAGCAGTCGAGCCTGGAGGCCAGCTCCGCCTTGCTGACGCCGTTCTTCTCCATGACCTCGAAGAGCTGCTGGCTCACGTCGAAGATGAGCCCTTCTTCGGCCATCTGGCGTTCGTCACCGAAGAGCTCGATGAGCTCATAGT
This bacterium DNA region includes the following protein-coding sequences:
- a CDS encoding site-2 protease family protein produces the protein MAWQYLIAAVPILLFSLTFHEAAHAYVAYRRGDDTARLAGRLTLNPIPHIDLIGTIILPLVLILSNAGFIIGAAKPVPVDSRNLRDPRRDILKVSLAGPASNFLLAAGFFVLLQVSYLVGMDPLAFNQFTFELNIGFAGFFSAILKLGVLYNLVLGGFNLLPIPPLDGSSVLFHFLPPKAGHYASRVAPYGFIIIIVLLMTGVLSPYFTLFFRLFDVLVSPLF
- a CDS encoding helix-turn-helix transcriptional regulator; this encodes MKVKDGLHYELIELFGDERQMAEEGLIFDVSQQLFEVMEKNGVSKAELASRLDCSKAYVTKLLRGPSNMTLRKVAEVFHALGYVLKLKAAPKDEEMDWECVKKQPDRRPQDTPATSKVSTIPIGERTSPKKAKAASSRALPHLKTHGAAASVGRKPASTRGGVRKAHAAPTSRKRTSTVGSAKARKKNA